The following are from one region of the Verrucomicrobiia bacterium genome:
- a CDS encoding universal stress protein — protein MKFKPTRKAGGLAVELSTREAQLPLHAQAEGLAVPRFTLKKILVSVDFSACSRKALHDAAPFARQFGADLTLIFVLQSYPPTLELADIDPTAEAKAELEDLRKSVCHIVRTETVLKRGEPYREIVGAASELEIDLIILSTHGRSGVARVLLGSTAEKVVRHAGYPVLVVRENEPEFLAQEPISVNDRKAEPII, from the coding sequence GGGCGGACTAGCGGTGGAACTCAGCACCCGCGAGGCACAACTGCCGCTTCACGCCCAAGCTGAAGGGCTAGCCGTGCCGAGATTCACACTGAAAAAAATTCTTGTGTCCGTTGACTTCTCGGCCTGCTCAAGGAAAGCCCTGCATGATGCAGCGCCGTTCGCCAGGCAATTCGGAGCTGATCTTACGCTCATCTTCGTCCTGCAAAGTTATCCACCCACATTGGAGTTGGCCGACATTGATCCAACCGCGGAAGCCAAGGCGGAATTGGAGGATTTGCGAAAGTCGGTTTGTCACATCGTACGGACTGAAACGGTCCTGAAACGAGGCGAACCGTACCGCGAGATTGTTGGGGCCGCCAGTGAGTTGGAGATTGATCTAATCATTCTCTCGACCCACGGGCGGAGCGGAGTGGCCCGGGTGCTGCTGGGGAGTACAGCAGAAAAGGTGGTGCGGCACGCCGGGTATCCGGTGCTGGTCGTGCGGGAGAACGAACCTGAATTCCTTGCGCAAGAGCCGATATCGGTCAACGACCGAAAAGCAGAGCCAATCATATGA